One window of the Anopheles cruzii chromosome 2, idAnoCruzAS_RS32_06, whole genome shotgun sequence genome contains the following:
- the LOC128277650 gene encoding vacuolar protein sorting-associated protein 35 isoform X1 → MYLWNSANLDNSALYRRPLVQPQTPINSVDEQDKLLSEAVTVVRTQAFQMKRFLDKERLMEAMRCASTMLGELRTSLLSPKSYYELYMAITDELRHFEHYLLDEFQKGRKVPDLYEHVQYAGNIVPRLYLLITVGLVYIKTNGSLKRSILKDLVEMCRGVQHPLRGLFLRNYLLQCTRNILPDTTVQQQQQQVVMGDENEGTVIDAIDFVLTNFAEMNKLWVRIQHQGHSSERARREKEREELKILVGTNLVRLSQLESATLDVYQRLILPGILEQVVSCRDAIAQEYLMECIIQVFPDEFHLQTLDPFLKSCAQLQAGVNVKNIIISLIDRLALYNQRNGKVTQTSTGTEVISAIPLEVQLFEVFSTQIANIVQMRKDLPLEDTVSLQVALISLAQKVYPDRVDYVDKVLETTAQILDRLNMSSISHSLSVNQELSRLLRLCVDFYNNIITILQLKFFTPLLEKFDYTSRKAIALYIVMNILENETLIPTAEQVDSVLTIIAPLIRDQDDQPTERVNLEDFAEDQGIVGRFVHLLRSDDPDTQYKILSSARKHFGLGGQQRIRYVLPPLVFQAYQLAYKYKSIAAEDEMWDKKCQKILQFCHSTIAVLAKSELPELALRLYLQGALCIGQIAYTNHEAVAYDFMTQAFSLYEDEISDSKSQFAAITLIIATVEQMMCFSEENAEPLRTSCALAASKLLKKPDQCRAVVTCASLFWSGKQNGQELRDEKRTLECLKKAAKIASQCLDVGVQLQLYVELLNHYLFYFTRGNTQITVSMLNQLITKINEELPNLELTEETKQIEMHYQNTVAHIRSRMEATDTSTLEASFAGIALA, encoded by the exons ATGTATCTTTGGAATTCGGCCAATTTGGACAATTCTGCGCTGTACCGGCGCCCGCTGGTTCAG CCCCAAACACCGATAAACTCCGTGGACGAGCAGGATAAGCTGCTGTCGGAGGCGGTCACCGTGGTGCGCACGCAGGCCTTCCAGATGAAGCGGTTTCTGGACAAGGAACGGCTGATGGAGGCCATGCGGTGCGCCTCGACGATGCTGGGAGAGCTCCGTACCTCGCTGCTCTCCCCCAAGAGCTACTACGAGCTATACATGGCCATTACGGACGAGCTGCGCCACTTCGAGCACTACCTGCTGGACGAGTTCCAGAAGGGGCGCAAGGTGCCGGATCTGTACGAGCACGTGCAGTACGCGGGCAATATCGTGCCGCGGCTCTATCTGCTGATCACCGTCGGGCTGGTGTACATCAAAACGAACGGTTCGTTGAAGCGCAGCATACTGAAGGATTTGGTCGAAATGTGCCGCGGTGTGCAGCACCCGCTGAGGGGCCTCTTCCTGCGCAACTACTTGCTACAGTGCACCCGCAACATTCTGCCCGACACgaccgtgcagcagcagcagcagcaggtggtgATGGGCGACGAGAACGAGGGCACCGtgatcgatgcgatcgactTTGTGCTGACCAACTTTGCCGAAATGAACAAACTGTGGGTCCGCATCCAGCACCAGGGACACTCGAGTGAACGGGCCCGGCGAGAGAAGGAGCGCGAGGAGCTGAAGATATTGGTTGGGACGAACCTGGTGCGCCTGTCGCAGCTCGAGTCGGCCACTCTCGACGTCTACCAGCGGCTCATTTTGCCCGGCATCCTCGAGCAGGTGGTCAGCTGCCGGGATGCGATCGCCCAGGAGTACCTGATGGAGTGCATCATCCAGGTGTTCCCGGACGAGTTCCATCTGCAAACGCTCGATCCATTCCTGAAATCGTGCGCCCAGCTGCAGGCGGGAGTGAACGTGAAGAACATCATCATCTCGCTCATTGACCGGCTGGCGCTGTACAATCAGCGCAACGGCAAGGTCACGCAGACGTCGACCGGGACCGAGGTGATTTCGGCCATCCCGCTGGAGGTGCAACTATTCGAGGTGTTTAGCACGCAGATCGCCAACATTGTGCAAATGCGCAAAGACCTGCCGCTGGAGGACACCGTTTCGTTGCAAGTGGCCCTCATCAGCCTGGCGCAGAAAGTGTACCCCGACCGGGTGGACTACGTGGACAAGGTGCTGGAAACCACGGCACAGATACTCGATCGGCTCAATATGTCAAG CATTTCACACTCGCTCTCGGTCAACCAGGAACTGTCCCGGTTGTTGCGGCTGTGCGTGGACTTttacaacaacatcatcacgATACTGCAGCTGAAGTTTTTCACGCCGCTACTGGAAAAGTTTGACTACACGTCCCGGAAAGCGATCGCGCTGTACATCGTGATGAACATACTGGAGAACGAAACGCTCATACCGACGGCCGAGCAGGTGGACAGCGTGCTGACGATCATTGCACCGCTGATTCGCGATCAGGACGATCAGCCGACGGAGCGCGTCAACCTGGAGGACTTTGCCGAGGATCAGGGCATCGTGGGCCGGTTCGTGCACCTGCTGCGATCGGACGACCCCGACACGCAGTACAAAATTTTGTCCTCCGCCCGGAAGCACTTCGGTCTCGGCGGGCAGCAGCGCATCCGGTACGTGCTTCCGCCGCTCGTCTTTCAGGCGTACCAGCTGGCGTACAAGTACAAATCGATCGCGGCCGAAGACGAGATGTGGGACAAAAAGTGCCAGAAGATACTGCAGTTCTGCCACAGCACGATCGCGGTGCTGGCCAAGTCGGAGCTGCCGGAGCTAGCGCTGCGGCTTTATCTGCAGGGGGCGCTCTGTATCGGGCAGATTGCGTACACCAACCACGAGGCCGTGGCGTACGATTTCATGACACAG GCTTTCTCGCTGTACGAGGATGAAATATCGGACTCCAAGTCACAGTTTGCTGCGATCACACTGATCATCGCGACCGTCGAGCAGATGATGTGCTTCTCGGAGGAAAATGCCGAACCATTGCGTACGAGCTGTGCGCTGGCGGCGTCGAAGCTGCTGAAGAAGCCCGACCAGTGCCGGGCCGTCGTCACGTGTGCCAGCCTGTTCTGGAGTGGAAA ACAAAACGGCCAAGAGCTGCGCGACGAGAAGCGTACGCTGGAGTGCCTGAAGAAGGCGGCCAAAATTGCATCGCAATGCTTGGATGTCGgggtgcagctgcagctgtacGTGGAACTGCTGAACCACTATCTGTTCTACTTCACCCGGGGCAACACCCAGATCACCGTGTCGATGCTCAATCAG TTGATAACGAAAATCAACGAAGAACTACCGAACCTGGAGCTGACGGAAGAGACGAAGCAAATCGAGATGCACTACCAAAACACCGTGGCCCACATTCGCAGCCGGATGGAAGCGACGGACACGAGCACCCTGGAGGCATCGTTTGCTGGCATTGCGCTGGCCTGA
- the LOC128277650 gene encoding vacuolar protein sorting-associated protein 35 isoform X2, whose protein sequence is MPQTPINSVDEQDKLLSEAVTVVRTQAFQMKRFLDKERLMEAMRCASTMLGELRTSLLSPKSYYELYMAITDELRHFEHYLLDEFQKGRKVPDLYEHVQYAGNIVPRLYLLITVGLVYIKTNGSLKRSILKDLVEMCRGVQHPLRGLFLRNYLLQCTRNILPDTTVQQQQQQVVMGDENEGTVIDAIDFVLTNFAEMNKLWVRIQHQGHSSERARREKEREELKILVGTNLVRLSQLESATLDVYQRLILPGILEQVVSCRDAIAQEYLMECIIQVFPDEFHLQTLDPFLKSCAQLQAGVNVKNIIISLIDRLALYNQRNGKVTQTSTGTEVISAIPLEVQLFEVFSTQIANIVQMRKDLPLEDTVSLQVALISLAQKVYPDRVDYVDKVLETTAQILDRLNMSSISHSLSVNQELSRLLRLCVDFYNNIITILQLKFFTPLLEKFDYTSRKAIALYIVMNILENETLIPTAEQVDSVLTIIAPLIRDQDDQPTERVNLEDFAEDQGIVGRFVHLLRSDDPDTQYKILSSARKHFGLGGQQRIRYVLPPLVFQAYQLAYKYKSIAAEDEMWDKKCQKILQFCHSTIAVLAKSELPELALRLYLQGALCIGQIAYTNHEAVAYDFMTQAFSLYEDEISDSKSQFAAITLIIATVEQMMCFSEENAEPLRTSCALAASKLLKKPDQCRAVVTCASLFWSGKQNGQELRDEKRTLECLKKAAKIASQCLDVGVQLQLYVELLNHYLFYFTRGNTQITVSMLNQLITKINEELPNLELTEETKQIEMHYQNTVAHIRSRMEATDTSTLEASFAGIALA, encoded by the exons ATG CCCCAAACACCGATAAACTCCGTGGACGAGCAGGATAAGCTGCTGTCGGAGGCGGTCACCGTGGTGCGCACGCAGGCCTTCCAGATGAAGCGGTTTCTGGACAAGGAACGGCTGATGGAGGCCATGCGGTGCGCCTCGACGATGCTGGGAGAGCTCCGTACCTCGCTGCTCTCCCCCAAGAGCTACTACGAGCTATACATGGCCATTACGGACGAGCTGCGCCACTTCGAGCACTACCTGCTGGACGAGTTCCAGAAGGGGCGCAAGGTGCCGGATCTGTACGAGCACGTGCAGTACGCGGGCAATATCGTGCCGCGGCTCTATCTGCTGATCACCGTCGGGCTGGTGTACATCAAAACGAACGGTTCGTTGAAGCGCAGCATACTGAAGGATTTGGTCGAAATGTGCCGCGGTGTGCAGCACCCGCTGAGGGGCCTCTTCCTGCGCAACTACTTGCTACAGTGCACCCGCAACATTCTGCCCGACACgaccgtgcagcagcagcagcagcaggtggtgATGGGCGACGAGAACGAGGGCACCGtgatcgatgcgatcgactTTGTGCTGACCAACTTTGCCGAAATGAACAAACTGTGGGTCCGCATCCAGCACCAGGGACACTCGAGTGAACGGGCCCGGCGAGAGAAGGAGCGCGAGGAGCTGAAGATATTGGTTGGGACGAACCTGGTGCGCCTGTCGCAGCTCGAGTCGGCCACTCTCGACGTCTACCAGCGGCTCATTTTGCCCGGCATCCTCGAGCAGGTGGTCAGCTGCCGGGATGCGATCGCCCAGGAGTACCTGATGGAGTGCATCATCCAGGTGTTCCCGGACGAGTTCCATCTGCAAACGCTCGATCCATTCCTGAAATCGTGCGCCCAGCTGCAGGCGGGAGTGAACGTGAAGAACATCATCATCTCGCTCATTGACCGGCTGGCGCTGTACAATCAGCGCAACGGCAAGGTCACGCAGACGTCGACCGGGACCGAGGTGATTTCGGCCATCCCGCTGGAGGTGCAACTATTCGAGGTGTTTAGCACGCAGATCGCCAACATTGTGCAAATGCGCAAAGACCTGCCGCTGGAGGACACCGTTTCGTTGCAAGTGGCCCTCATCAGCCTGGCGCAGAAAGTGTACCCCGACCGGGTGGACTACGTGGACAAGGTGCTGGAAACCACGGCACAGATACTCGATCGGCTCAATATGTCAAG CATTTCACACTCGCTCTCGGTCAACCAGGAACTGTCCCGGTTGTTGCGGCTGTGCGTGGACTTttacaacaacatcatcacgATACTGCAGCTGAAGTTTTTCACGCCGCTACTGGAAAAGTTTGACTACACGTCCCGGAAAGCGATCGCGCTGTACATCGTGATGAACATACTGGAGAACGAAACGCTCATACCGACGGCCGAGCAGGTGGACAGCGTGCTGACGATCATTGCACCGCTGATTCGCGATCAGGACGATCAGCCGACGGAGCGCGTCAACCTGGAGGACTTTGCCGAGGATCAGGGCATCGTGGGCCGGTTCGTGCACCTGCTGCGATCGGACGACCCCGACACGCAGTACAAAATTTTGTCCTCCGCCCGGAAGCACTTCGGTCTCGGCGGGCAGCAGCGCATCCGGTACGTGCTTCCGCCGCTCGTCTTTCAGGCGTACCAGCTGGCGTACAAGTACAAATCGATCGCGGCCGAAGACGAGATGTGGGACAAAAAGTGCCAGAAGATACTGCAGTTCTGCCACAGCACGATCGCGGTGCTGGCCAAGTCGGAGCTGCCGGAGCTAGCGCTGCGGCTTTATCTGCAGGGGGCGCTCTGTATCGGGCAGATTGCGTACACCAACCACGAGGCCGTGGCGTACGATTTCATGACACAG GCTTTCTCGCTGTACGAGGATGAAATATCGGACTCCAAGTCACAGTTTGCTGCGATCACACTGATCATCGCGACCGTCGAGCAGATGATGTGCTTCTCGGAGGAAAATGCCGAACCATTGCGTACGAGCTGTGCGCTGGCGGCGTCGAAGCTGCTGAAGAAGCCCGACCAGTGCCGGGCCGTCGTCACGTGTGCCAGCCTGTTCTGGAGTGGAAA ACAAAACGGCCAAGAGCTGCGCGACGAGAAGCGTACGCTGGAGTGCCTGAAGAAGGCGGCCAAAATTGCATCGCAATGCTTGGATGTCGgggtgcagctgcagctgtacGTGGAACTGCTGAACCACTATCTGTTCTACTTCACCCGGGGCAACACCCAGATCACCGTGTCGATGCTCAATCAG TTGATAACGAAAATCAACGAAGAACTACCGAACCTGGAGCTGACGGAAGAGACGAAGCAAATCGAGATGCACTACCAAAACACCGTGGCCCACATTCGCAGCCGGATGGAAGCGACGGACACGAGCACCCTGGAGGCATCGTTTGCTGGCATTGCGCTGGCCTGA
- the LOC128268579 gene encoding uncharacterized peptidase C1-like protein F26E4.3 isoform X1, translating to MVCAWSPGTGKMLSVVPFLMLVALAAPQASRFRADFPGPYCAARKYDSCCRDRQDGCSQPISTTLCYCDQFCDRGEHGDCCPDYEEVCLGFQPPENRPSCLHKKHYFTPYDTPVVDNCNTCKCNQDGTVTCTNHVCLVDDDLLRQLHHLERTVGWKAGNYSEWWGRTYDDGQVLRLGTFQPKFLVKSMKRLSNKGGPLPSQFDASEHWPALINGARDQGWCGSSWAFSTAAVASDRFAILSKGRELVQLAPQQMLACGRHHQGCNGGHLDSAWQYLRKMGVVNEECYPYVAAKNKCKIQPDDTLVSALCELPIHVNRTALYRMGPAYSLNNETDIMTEIKERGTVQAILRVYRDFFSYKSGVYRHSVAATPAEERSAYHSVRLIGWGEDRVGYEVVKYWIAINSWGTWWGENGRFRILRGVNECDIESYVLASNPYVHEHVQTVRKVGGLQEMIVSTGYEPHPSRQRNYPSYRSG from the exons atggtgtgtgcg TGGTCACCCGGCACTGGTAAGATGCTGTCGGTAGTGCCCTTTCTCATGCTGGTGGCGCTAGCGGCCCCGCAAGCGAGTCGATTCCGTGCCGACTTCCCGGGACCATATTGTGCGGCGCGGAAGTACGATAGCTGCTGCCGGGATCGTCAGGATGGTTGCTCACAGCCCATTTCGA CTACACTCTGCTACTGTGACCAGTTTTGTGATAGGGGCGAACATGGTGACTGCTGCCCGGACTACGAAGAAGTGTGCCTAGGATTCCAGCCGCCCGAAAACAGACCCTCGTGTCTGCACAAGAAGCACTACTTCACACCCTACGATACGCCCGTAGTGGACAACTGCAACACCTG TAAATGTAATCAGGACGGAACGGTAACGTGCACGAATCATGTGTGCCTGGTGGATGACGATCTGCTGCGACAACTGCACCACCTTGAACGCACGGTGGGCTGGAAGGCGGGCAACTACAGCGAGTGGTGGGGCCGAACGTACGACGACGGCCAGGTGCTTCGCCTGGGCACGTTCCAGCCAAAGTTCCTGGTGAAGTCTATGAAACGGTTGAGCAACAAGGGTGGCCCTCTGCCGAGTCAGTTCGATGCCAGCGAACACTGGCCAGCGCTCATCAATGGAGCGCGTGACCAAG GCTGGTGTGGCTCTTCCTGGGCATTCTCGACGGCAGCCGTGGCATCCGATCGGTTCGCTATACTCTCGAAGGGCCGCGAACTGGTCCAGTTGGCCCCGCAGCAGATGCTGGCCTGCGGACGGCATCACCAAGGAtgcaacggtggccacctggACTCGGCCTGGCAGTACCTGCGTAAAATGGG AGTGGTGAACGAAGAATGCTACCCTTATGTGGCCGCCAAGAACAAGTGCAAAATCCAACCGGACGATACGCTCGTCAGCGCGCTATGTGAGCTGCCGATCCACGTGAACCGCACCGCCTTGTACCGAATGGGCCCAGCGTATAGTCTGAACAACGAGACCGACATCATGACCGAAATCAAGGAACGTGGCACCGTACAGG CCATCCTGCGAGTTTATCGAGATTTCTTCTCCTACAAGAGTGGCGTCTAccgccattcggtggccgccacacCGGCCGAGGAACGGTCGGCGTATCACTCGGTGCGGCTCATTGGTTGGGGCGAGGATCGCGTCGGATACGAGGTGGTGAAGTATTGG ATTGCTATTAACTCGTGGGGAACCTGGTGGGGAGAGAATGGCCGGTTCCGCATCTTGCGCGGTGTCAACGAGTGCGACATTGAGAGCTACGTTCTTGCCTCGAACCCCTACGTTCACGAGCACGTCCAGACGGTACGCAAGGTGGGTGGACTGCAGGAAATGATCGTCAGCACGGGCTACGAACCGCATCCGTCCCGTCAGCGCAACTATCCGTCGTACCGAAGTGGCTAA
- the LOC128268579 gene encoding uncharacterized peptidase C1-like protein F26E4.3 isoform X2 has product MLSVVPFLMLVALAAPQASRFRADFPGPYCAARKYDSCCRDRQDGCSQPISTTLCYCDQFCDRGEHGDCCPDYEEVCLGFQPPENRPSCLHKKHYFTPYDTPVVDNCNTCKCNQDGTVTCTNHVCLVDDDLLRQLHHLERTVGWKAGNYSEWWGRTYDDGQVLRLGTFQPKFLVKSMKRLSNKGGPLPSQFDASEHWPALINGARDQGWCGSSWAFSTAAVASDRFAILSKGRELVQLAPQQMLACGRHHQGCNGGHLDSAWQYLRKMGVVNEECYPYVAAKNKCKIQPDDTLVSALCELPIHVNRTALYRMGPAYSLNNETDIMTEIKERGTVQAILRVYRDFFSYKSGVYRHSVAATPAEERSAYHSVRLIGWGEDRVGYEVVKYWIAINSWGTWWGENGRFRILRGVNECDIESYVLASNPYVHEHVQTVRKVGGLQEMIVSTGYEPHPSRQRNYPSYRSG; this is encoded by the exons ATGCTGTCGGTAGTGCCCTTTCTCATGCTGGTGGCGCTAGCGGCCCCGCAAGCGAGTCGATTCCGTGCCGACTTCCCGGGACCATATTGTGCGGCGCGGAAGTACGATAGCTGCTGCCGGGATCGTCAGGATGGTTGCTCACAGCCCATTTCGA CTACACTCTGCTACTGTGACCAGTTTTGTGATAGGGGCGAACATGGTGACTGCTGCCCGGACTACGAAGAAGTGTGCCTAGGATTCCAGCCGCCCGAAAACAGACCCTCGTGTCTGCACAAGAAGCACTACTTCACACCCTACGATACGCCCGTAGTGGACAACTGCAACACCTG TAAATGTAATCAGGACGGAACGGTAACGTGCACGAATCATGTGTGCCTGGTGGATGACGATCTGCTGCGACAACTGCACCACCTTGAACGCACGGTGGGCTGGAAGGCGGGCAACTACAGCGAGTGGTGGGGCCGAACGTACGACGACGGCCAGGTGCTTCGCCTGGGCACGTTCCAGCCAAAGTTCCTGGTGAAGTCTATGAAACGGTTGAGCAACAAGGGTGGCCCTCTGCCGAGTCAGTTCGATGCCAGCGAACACTGGCCAGCGCTCATCAATGGAGCGCGTGACCAAG GCTGGTGTGGCTCTTCCTGGGCATTCTCGACGGCAGCCGTGGCATCCGATCGGTTCGCTATACTCTCGAAGGGCCGCGAACTGGTCCAGTTGGCCCCGCAGCAGATGCTGGCCTGCGGACGGCATCACCAAGGAtgcaacggtggccacctggACTCGGCCTGGCAGTACCTGCGTAAAATGGG AGTGGTGAACGAAGAATGCTACCCTTATGTGGCCGCCAAGAACAAGTGCAAAATCCAACCGGACGATACGCTCGTCAGCGCGCTATGTGAGCTGCCGATCCACGTGAACCGCACCGCCTTGTACCGAATGGGCCCAGCGTATAGTCTGAACAACGAGACCGACATCATGACCGAAATCAAGGAACGTGGCACCGTACAGG CCATCCTGCGAGTTTATCGAGATTTCTTCTCCTACAAGAGTGGCGTCTAccgccattcggtggccgccacacCGGCCGAGGAACGGTCGGCGTATCACTCGGTGCGGCTCATTGGTTGGGGCGAGGATCGCGTCGGATACGAGGTGGTGAAGTATTGG ATTGCTATTAACTCGTGGGGAACCTGGTGGGGAGAGAATGGCCGGTTCCGCATCTTGCGCGGTGTCAACGAGTGCGACATTGAGAGCTACGTTCTTGCCTCGAACCCCTACGTTCACGAGCACGTCCAGACGGTACGCAAGGTGGGTGGACTGCAGGAAATGATCGTCAGCACGGGCTACGAACCGCATCCGTCCCGTCAGCGCAACTATCCGTCGTACCGAAGTGGCTAA